A single region of the Tigriopus californicus strain San Diego chromosome 8, Tcal_SD_v2.1, whole genome shotgun sequence genome encodes:
- the LOC131885074 gene encoding probable phospholipid-transporting ATPase IA isoform X1, translating to MSETDEVDGAVASRLIHASSNIRSIRINGTQDQHYLSNKISTAKYSFLSFVPKFLYEQFRRLANVFFLSIGLLQQIPNVSPTGRFVTIVPFSVILALTALKELVEDYKRHRADDKTNNSLVEVLADGGNWQKKPWKDLKVGDVVRVVNGQFFPSDLVLLASCEPMGMCNIETSNLDGETNLKIRSALLLTCVYDTQVKISELQGEIRCELPNKSLYEFQGNISISRSSDDWTPLNPNSILLRGAKLMNTDWIHGVVIYTGHETKLLMNSTKAPLKRSRIDCVTNSQIILLFFILVAIAIVSALGNWILTECFDDNHQIYWGPFEGNNFFYNVLTFFILYNNLIPISLQVTLEFVRFIQAFFINWDEGMFHKPSNTYALARTSNLNEELGQIKYVFSDKTGTLTENIMEFKRASIAGVSYSISADEEQSDLIRHLREKSKSKAIIEDFLVLMAMCHTVIPDTKDDGVIHYNASSPDEKALVEGAARYGYHFVDRKPDTVVLKTPNGMEEYTILNIIEFTSDRKRMTVIARTPSNEIKLFVKGADTMVSERLANDPVSRKFFDQTLDHCVEYAVEGLRTLFLAVRSVSEEEYHEWQLKYRDASMDLFDREKAIAEAAEDIEKELTLLGATAIEDKLQEGVPEAIADLLEANIKVWLLTGDKQETAINIGHSCRLLKGDTPIITLNDERSIRQDISNHVEEFRNNCSLGNNDNNVSLVIDGKTLGHVLRDDPLKRTFFDLCNSCSSVICCRVSPSQKAEVVDLVTKFTGEVSLAIGDGANDVAMIQKANVGVGISGNEGLQAANSSDFAIAQFRFITRLLFVHGSWNYTRVSKVILYSFYKNICLYVIELWYALYNYWSGQVLFERWTIGMYNIFFTSMPPIAMGIFDHQCTAETRLSHPVMYQSTQLSEYFNIKIFWFWVLKSLIHSVILYWLPLVFYGYGNVWQSGNSGGYLVLGNTVYSLVVVTVCIKSGLEMDSWSWLTHLSLWGSIAFWFVFLVCYSCFWPLGIPFAPNMAGMFSILAKSPIFWLSMLLVPVVTLLPDICYKVYRVAFHASKTDIIRIAEIQNMNVDPFVEDGGSSHSNQGSLAFVLRRLQKLNPKNRRSSGSNTGYAFSQEEDGVVSQSEVVRRKSRAPRHDKDAPGVSGIKLSPTLEESESGITSKSNSIVRFNDLGGTKTSLTSPNSESLSNTPFLVTTRTKELPSPQSPIKINSKFSSYKQYAHNPSERHPLRERTNETPV from the exons ATGAGCGAAACCGATGAAGTGGACGGAGCAGTTGCTTCTAGGCTAATTCATGCCTCCAGCAATATTCGTTCAATCCGCATTAACGGCACCCAGGATCAACACTATCTGTCCAACAAGATCAGCACAGCCAAATACTCGTTTTTATCGTTCGTACCCAAATTCTTGTACGAGCAGTTCCGTCGTTTGGCCAATGTGTTCTTCCTTTCCATCGGTTTGCTTCAACAGATCCCCAATGTCTCGCCCACGGGCCGATTTGTCACCATTGTGCCCTTCAGTGTCATATTGGCATTGACCGCCCTCAAAGAGCTCGTCGAGGATTACAAACGGCACCGGGCCGATGATAAGACCAATAACTCCCTCGTGGAGGTCTTGGCCGATGGTggcaattggcaaaaaaaaccatggaaAGACCTGAAAGTGGGCGACGTGGTTCGAGTGGTCAACGGGCAGTTTTTCCCCTCTGATCTCGTTCTGTTGGCGTCTTGCGAACCCATGGGCATGTGCAACATTGAGACCTCCAATCTAGACGGAGAAACGAATCTGAAGATCCGAAGTGCGTTGTTGCTCACGTGTGTCTATGATACACAAGTCAAGATCAGTGAACTCCAAGGGGAGATCCGATGCGAGTTGCCTAACAAGAGTCTCTATGAGTTCCAAGGTAATATCTCGATAAGCAGGTCCAGTGATGATTGGACTCCTTTGAACCCGAACTCCATTCTCCTCCGCGGTGCCAAGCTTATGAACACGGATTGGATTCACGGCGTGGTCATCTACACGGGTCATGAGACGAAATTGCTCATGAACTCGACCAAAGCACCCCTGAAGCGATCCAGGATCGATTGCGTCACGAATTCTCAAATTATCCTGCTCTTTTTTATTCTCGTTGCAATCGCGATAGTGTCTGCCCTTGGGAATTGGATTTTGACCGAGTGTTTCGACGATAACCATCAAATCTATTGGGGACCTTTCGAAGGCAATAACTTCTTCTACAATGTCCTGACTTTTTTCATTCTGTACAATAACCTCATTCCCATCTCACTTCAAGTCACGTTGGAATTCGTGCGCTTTATCCAGGCTTTCTTCATTAATTGGGACGAAGGCATGTTCCATAAACCTTCAAACACTTACGCCTTAGCCCGTACTTCAAATCTCAACGAAGAATTGGGCCAGATCAAATACGTGTTTTCGGATAAGACGGGAACGTTGACCGAGAATATCATGGAATTTAAACGCGCCTCAATAGCTGGCGTGTCATATAGTATCTCCGCCGATGAAGAACAATCGGACCTGATCCGACATCTCagagagaaaagcaaaagtaaGGCCATCATCGAAGACTTCTTAGTACTTATGGCGATGTGTCATACCGTCATTCCGGATACGAAAGATGACGGAGTCATCCACTACAACGCCTCTTCACCAGATGAGAAGGCTTTGGTGGAAGGAGCTGCCCGTTATGGATATCATTTTGTGGACCGCAAACCCGACACAGTCGTCTTGAAAACACCCAACGGTATGGAGGAATACACCATTTTGAACATCATTGAATTCACGAGTGACCGCAAGCGAATGACCGTGATTGCTCGGACTCCGTCTAACGAGATCAAGCTGTTCGTTAAAGGTGCGGACACAATGGTGAGCGAACGGCTGGCCAATGATCCTGTGTCTCGAAAGTTTTTCGATCAAACCCTGGATCATTGCGTAGAATATGCTGTAGAAGGTTTGAGGACTCTCTTTCTAGCTGTTCGTTCAGTGTCTGAGGAAGAGTATCATGAATGGCAATTGAAGTACAGAGACGCCTCCATGGACCTCTTTGATCGAGAAAAGGCCATTGCTGAAGCAGCTGAAGACATTGAAAAGGAATTAACCCTTCTGGGCGCCACCGCCATCGAAGATAAGTTGCAAGAAGGTGTGCCAGAGGCCATCGCCGATCTCTTGGAGGCTAACATTAAAGTGTGGTTGCTCACCGGGGACAAGCAAGAGACTGCGATTAACATTGGTCATTCTTGTCGTCTCTTAAAGGGTGACACCCCAATCATCACGTTGAACGACGAGAGGTCAATTAGGCAAGATATTTCCAACCACGTGGAAGAATTTCGAAATAACTGCAGTTTGGGCAATAATGACAACAACGTTTCGTTAGTCATCGATGGCAAAACCTTAGGACATGTCCTGAGAGACGATCCTCTTAAACGGACCTTTTTCGATTTATGTAACAGTTGTTCAAGTGTTATATGCTGCCGCGTGTCTCCCAGTCAAAAGGCAGAAGTGGTGGACCTAGTGACGAAATTTACTGGGGAAGTGTCCCTAGCCATTGGTGATGGTGCCAATGATGTGGCCATGATTCAGAAGGCCAATGTGGGTGTGGGCATTTCAGGCAATGAGGGCCTGCAAGCTGCCAATTCTTCCGATTTTGCCATAGCCCAATTCCGCTTCATAACTCGACTTTTGTTTGTCCACGGATCGTGGAACTACACTCGGGTGTCTAAAGTGATTTTGTACTCGTTCTACAAGAACATTTGTCTCTACGTGATTGAGCTGTGGTATGCTTTGTACAACTATTGGTCAGGGCAAGTTCTGTTTGAACGATGGACAATTG GGATGTACAACATTTTCTTCACCTCAATGCCTCCCATCGCCATGGGCATTTTCGATCATCAATGCACTGCTGAAACTCGGTTGAGTCATCCCGTTATGTATCAATCGACTCAGCTCTCGGAATATTTCAACATCAAGATCTTTTGGTTCTGGGTACTTAAGAGCTTGATCCATAGTGTGATACTTTATTGGCTGCCCCTGGTCTTCTATGGCTATGGAAATGTCTGGCAAAGTGGCAACTCGGGTGGTTATCTTGTCCTGGGGAACACAGTTTATTCTCTGGTGGTAGTCACGGTTTGCATCAAATCCGGCTTGGAAATGGATTCGTGGTCATGGTTGACCCACTTGAGTCTCTGGGGTTCCATCGCTTTTTGGTTCGTGTTCCTCGTATGCTATAGCTGTTTCTGGCCTTTGGGCATCCCATTCGCTCCTAATATGGCGGGGATGTTCAGTATCTTGGCCAAGTCTCCAATATTCTGGTTGAGCATGCTTCTAGTCCCAGTAGTGACGCTTCTCCCGGACATTTGCTACAAGGTGTATCGAGTCGCATTCCACGCCTCCAAAACAGACATCATTCGGATTGCCGAAATTCAGAACATGAACGTGGATCCTTTCGTTGAAGATGGTGGGAGTTCACATTCTAATCAGGGTAGTCTTGCCTTTGTTCTGCGAAGACTACAAAAACTGAATCCCAAGAACCGCCGATCCAGTGGTTCAAACACGGGGTATGCATTTTCCCAAGAAGAAGATGGGGTTGTGTCCCAAAGTGAAGTTGTCCGAAG GAAAAGTCGCGCGCCCCGTCATGACAAAGACGCTCCCGGGGTCAGTGGAATCAAATTAAGCCCAACTCTGGAGGAATCGGAAAGTGGCATTACCTCCAAAAGTAATAGCATTGTCCGATTCAACGACCTTGGTGGGACTAAGACCAGTCTCACATCGCCCAATTCAGAATCTCTTTCCAACACCCCGTTCCTGGTCACTACTCGAACCAAAGAACTTCCATCTCCCCAATCGCCCATCAAGATCAATTCCAAGTTCAGCTCCTACAAACAATACGCCCACAATCCCTCGGAAAGGCATCCTCTTCGGGAAAGAACCAATGAAACGCCAGTATGA
- the LOC131885074 gene encoding phospholipid-transporting ATPase IA-like isoform X5 yields the protein MSETDEVDGAVASRLIHASSNIRSIRINGTQDQHYLSNKISTAKYSFLSFVPKFLYEQFRRLANVFFLSIGLLQQIPNVSPTGRFVTIVPFSVILALTALKELVEDYKRHRADDKTNNSLVEVLADGGNWQKKPWKDLKVGDVVRVVNGQFFPSDLVLLASCEPMGMCNIETSNLDGETNLKIRSALLLTCVYDTQVKISELQGEIRCELPNKSLYEFQGNISISRSSDDWTPLNPNSILLRGAKLMNTDWIHGVVIYTGHETKLLMNSTKAPLKRSRIDCVTNSQIILLFFILVAIAIVSALGNWILTECFDDNHQIYWGPFEGNNFFYNVLTFFILYNNLIPISLQVTLEFVRFIQAFFINWDEGMFHKPSNTYALARTSNLNEELGQIKYVFSDKTGTLTENIMEFKRASIAGVSYSISADEEQSDLIRHLREKSKSKAIIEDFLVLMAMCHTVIPDTKDDGVIHYNASSPDEKALVEGAARYGYHFVDRKPDTVVLKTPNGMEEYTILNIIEFTSDRKRMTVIARTPSNEIKLFVKGADTMVSERLANDPVSRKFFDQTLDHCVEYAVEGLRTLFLAVRSVSEEEYHEWQLKYRDASMDLFDREKAIAEAAEDIEKELTLLGATAIEDKLQEGVPEAIADLLEANIKVWLLTGDKQETAINIGHSCRLLKGDTPIITLNDERSIRQDISNHVEEFRNNCSLGNNDNNVSLVIDGKTLGHVLRDDPLKRTFFDLCNSCSSVICCRVSPSQKAEVVDLVTKFTGEVSLAIGDGANDVAMIQKANVGVGISGNEGLQAANSSDFAIAQFRFITRLLFVHGSWNYTRVSKVILYSFYKNICLYVIELWYALYNYWSGQVLFERWTIGMYNIFFTSMPPIAMGIFDHQCTAETRLSHPVMYQSTQLSEYFNIKIFWFWVLKSLIHSVILYWLPLVFYGYGNVWQSGNSGGYLVLGNTVYSLVVVTVCIKSGLEMDSWSWLTHLSLWGSIAFWFVFLVCYSCFWPLGIPFAPNMAGMFSILAKSPIFWLSMLLVPVVTLLPDICYKVYRVAFHASKTDIIRIAEIQNMNVDPFVEDGGSSHSNQGSLAFVLRRLQKLNPKNRRSSGSNTGYAFSQEEDGVVSQSEVVRRFDQANRHSLESQALLES from the exons ATGAGCGAAACCGATGAAGTGGACGGAGCAGTTGCTTCTAGGCTAATTCATGCCTCCAGCAATATTCGTTCAATCCGCATTAACGGCACCCAGGATCAACACTATCTGTCCAACAAGATCAGCACAGCCAAATACTCGTTTTTATCGTTCGTACCCAAATTCTTGTACGAGCAGTTCCGTCGTTTGGCCAATGTGTTCTTCCTTTCCATCGGTTTGCTTCAACAGATCCCCAATGTCTCGCCCACGGGCCGATTTGTCACCATTGTGCCCTTCAGTGTCATATTGGCATTGACCGCCCTCAAAGAGCTCGTCGAGGATTACAAACGGCACCGGGCCGATGATAAGACCAATAACTCCCTCGTGGAGGTCTTGGCCGATGGTggcaattggcaaaaaaaaccatggaaAGACCTGAAAGTGGGCGACGTGGTTCGAGTGGTCAACGGGCAGTTTTTCCCCTCTGATCTCGTTCTGTTGGCGTCTTGCGAACCCATGGGCATGTGCAACATTGAGACCTCCAATCTAGACGGAGAAACGAATCTGAAGATCCGAAGTGCGTTGTTGCTCACGTGTGTCTATGATACACAAGTCAAGATCAGTGAACTCCAAGGGGAGATCCGATGCGAGTTGCCTAACAAGAGTCTCTATGAGTTCCAAGGTAATATCTCGATAAGCAGGTCCAGTGATGATTGGACTCCTTTGAACCCGAACTCCATTCTCCTCCGCGGTGCCAAGCTTATGAACACGGATTGGATTCACGGCGTGGTCATCTACACGGGTCATGAGACGAAATTGCTCATGAACTCGACCAAAGCACCCCTGAAGCGATCCAGGATCGATTGCGTCACGAATTCTCAAATTATCCTGCTCTTTTTTATTCTCGTTGCAATCGCGATAGTGTCTGCCCTTGGGAATTGGATTTTGACCGAGTGTTTCGACGATAACCATCAAATCTATTGGGGACCTTTCGAAGGCAATAACTTCTTCTACAATGTCCTGACTTTTTTCATTCTGTACAATAACCTCATTCCCATCTCACTTCAAGTCACGTTGGAATTCGTGCGCTTTATCCAGGCTTTCTTCATTAATTGGGACGAAGGCATGTTCCATAAACCTTCAAACACTTACGCCTTAGCCCGTACTTCAAATCTCAACGAAGAATTGGGCCAGATCAAATACGTGTTTTCGGATAAGACGGGAACGTTGACCGAGAATATCATGGAATTTAAACGCGCCTCAATAGCTGGCGTGTCATATAGTATCTCCGCCGATGAAGAACAATCGGACCTGATCCGACATCTCagagagaaaagcaaaagtaaGGCCATCATCGAAGACTTCTTAGTACTTATGGCGATGTGTCATACCGTCATTCCGGATACGAAAGATGACGGAGTCATCCACTACAACGCCTCTTCACCAGATGAGAAGGCTTTGGTGGAAGGAGCTGCCCGTTATGGATATCATTTTGTGGACCGCAAACCCGACACAGTCGTCTTGAAAACACCCAACGGTATGGAGGAATACACCATTTTGAACATCATTGAATTCACGAGTGACCGCAAGCGAATGACCGTGATTGCTCGGACTCCGTCTAACGAGATCAAGCTGTTCGTTAAAGGTGCGGACACAATGGTGAGCGAACGGCTGGCCAATGATCCTGTGTCTCGAAAGTTTTTCGATCAAACCCTGGATCATTGCGTAGAATATGCTGTAGAAGGTTTGAGGACTCTCTTTCTAGCTGTTCGTTCAGTGTCTGAGGAAGAGTATCATGAATGGCAATTGAAGTACAGAGACGCCTCCATGGACCTCTTTGATCGAGAAAAGGCCATTGCTGAAGCAGCTGAAGACATTGAAAAGGAATTAACCCTTCTGGGCGCCACCGCCATCGAAGATAAGTTGCAAGAAGGTGTGCCAGAGGCCATCGCCGATCTCTTGGAGGCTAACATTAAAGTGTGGTTGCTCACCGGGGACAAGCAAGAGACTGCGATTAACATTGGTCATTCTTGTCGTCTCTTAAAGGGTGACACCCCAATCATCACGTTGAACGACGAGAGGTCAATTAGGCAAGATATTTCCAACCACGTGGAAGAATTTCGAAATAACTGCAGTTTGGGCAATAATGACAACAACGTTTCGTTAGTCATCGATGGCAAAACCTTAGGACATGTCCTGAGAGACGATCCTCTTAAACGGACCTTTTTCGATTTATGTAACAGTTGTTCAAGTGTTATATGCTGCCGCGTGTCTCCCAGTCAAAAGGCAGAAGTGGTGGACCTAGTGACGAAATTTACTGGGGAAGTGTCCCTAGCCATTGGTGATGGTGCCAATGATGTGGCCATGATTCAGAAGGCCAATGTGGGTGTGGGCATTTCAGGCAATGAGGGCCTGCAAGCTGCCAATTCTTCCGATTTTGCCATAGCCCAATTCCGCTTCATAACTCGACTTTTGTTTGTCCACGGATCGTGGAACTACACTCGGGTGTCTAAAGTGATTTTGTACTCGTTCTACAAGAACATTTGTCTCTACGTGATTGAGCTGTGGTATGCTTTGTACAACTATTGGTCAGGGCAAGTTCTGTTTGAACGATGGACAATTG GGATGTACAACATTTTCTTCACCTCAATGCCTCCCATCGCCATGGGCATTTTCGATCATCAATGCACTGCTGAAACTCGGTTGAGTCATCCCGTTATGTATCAATCGACTCAGCTCTCGGAATATTTCAACATCAAGATCTTTTGGTTCTGGGTACTTAAGAGCTTGATCCATAGTGTGATACTTTATTGGCTGCCCCTGGTCTTCTATGGCTATGGAAATGTCTGGCAAAGTGGCAACTCGGGTGGTTATCTTGTCCTGGGGAACACAGTTTATTCTCTGGTGGTAGTCACGGTTTGCATCAAATCCGGCTTGGAAATGGATTCGTGGTCATGGTTGACCCACTTGAGTCTCTGGGGTTCCATCGCTTTTTGGTTCGTGTTCCTCGTATGCTATAGCTGTTTCTGGCCTTTGGGCATCCCATTCGCTCCTAATATGGCGGGGATGTTCAGTATCTTGGCCAAGTCTCCAATATTCTGGTTGAGCATGCTTCTAGTCCCAGTAGTGACGCTTCTCCCGGACATTTGCTACAAGGTGTATCGAGTCGCATTCCACGCCTCCAAAACAGACATCATTCGGATTGCCGAAATTCAGAACATGAACGTGGATCCTTTCGTTGAAGATGGTGGGAGTTCACATTCTAATCAGGGTAGTCTTGCCTTTGTTCTGCGAAGACTACAAAAACTGAATCCCAAGAACCGCCGATCCAGTGGTTCAAACACGGGGTATGCATTTTCCCAAGAAGAAGATGGGGTTGTGTCCCAAAGTGAAGTTGTCCGAAG GTTCGACCAGGCTAACAGACATTCCTTGGAATCACAAGCATTACTTGAATCCTAA
- the LOC131885074 gene encoding probable phospholipid-transporting ATPase IA isoform X3, with product MSETDEVDGAVASRLIHASSNIRSIRINGTQDQHYLSNKISTAKYSFLSFVPKFLYEQFRRLANVFFLSIGLLQQIPNVSPTGRFVTIVPFSVILALTALKELVEDYKRHRADDKTNNSLVEVLADGGNWQKKPWKDLKVGDVVRVVNGQFFPSDLVLLASCEPMGMCNIETSNLDGETNLKIRSALLLTCVYDTQVKISELQGEIRCELPNKSLYEFQGNISISRSSDDWTPLNPNSILLRGAKLMNTDWIHGVVIYTGHETKLLMNSTKAPLKRSRIDCVTNSQIILLFFILVAIAIVSALGNWILTECFDDNHQIYWGPFEGNNFFYNVLTFFILYNNLIPISLQVTLEFVRFIQAFFINWDEGMFHKPSNTYALARTSNLNEELGQIKYVFSDKTGTLTENIMEFKRASIAGVSYSISADEEQSDLIRHLREKSKSKAIIEDFLVLMAMCHTVIPDTKDDGVIHYNASSPDEKALVEGAARYGYHFVDRKPDTVVLKTPNGMEEYTILNIIEFTSDRKRMTVIARTPSNEIKLFVKGADTMVSERLANDPVSRKFFDQTLDHCVEYAVEGLRTLFLAVRSVSEEEYHEWQLKYRDASMDLFDREKAIAEAAEDIEKELTLLGATAIEDKLQEGVPEAIADLLEANIKVWLLTGDKQETAINIGHSCRLLKGDTPIITLNDERSIRQDISNHVEEFRNNCSLGNNDNNVSLVIDGKTLGHVLRDDPLKRTFFDLCNSCSSVICCRVSPSQKAEVVDLVTKFTGEVSLAIGDGANDVAMIQKANVGVGISGNEGLQAANSSDFAIAQFRFITRLLFVHGSWNYTRVSKVILYSFYKNICLYVIELWYALYNYWSGQVLFERWTIGMYNIFFTSMPPIAMGIFDHQCTAETRLSHPVMYQSTQLSEYFNIKIFWFWVLKSLIHSVILYWLPLVFYGYGNVWQSGNSGGYLVLGNTVYSLVVVTVCIKSGLEMDSWSWLTHLSLWGSIAFWFVFLVCYSCFWPLGIPFAPNMAGMFSILAKSPIFWLSMLLVPVVTLLPDICYKVYRVAFHASKTDIIRIAEIQNMNVDPFVEDGGSSHSNQGSLAFVLRRLQKLNPKNRRSSGSNTGYAFSQEEDGVVSQSEVVRRYGTANTDRQQRRGGSTRLTDIPWNHKHYLNPNRKVARPVMTKTLPGSVESN from the exons ATGAGCGAAACCGATGAAGTGGACGGAGCAGTTGCTTCTAGGCTAATTCATGCCTCCAGCAATATTCGTTCAATCCGCATTAACGGCACCCAGGATCAACACTATCTGTCCAACAAGATCAGCACAGCCAAATACTCGTTTTTATCGTTCGTACCCAAATTCTTGTACGAGCAGTTCCGTCGTTTGGCCAATGTGTTCTTCCTTTCCATCGGTTTGCTTCAACAGATCCCCAATGTCTCGCCCACGGGCCGATTTGTCACCATTGTGCCCTTCAGTGTCATATTGGCATTGACCGCCCTCAAAGAGCTCGTCGAGGATTACAAACGGCACCGGGCCGATGATAAGACCAATAACTCCCTCGTGGAGGTCTTGGCCGATGGTggcaattggcaaaaaaaaccatggaaAGACCTGAAAGTGGGCGACGTGGTTCGAGTGGTCAACGGGCAGTTTTTCCCCTCTGATCTCGTTCTGTTGGCGTCTTGCGAACCCATGGGCATGTGCAACATTGAGACCTCCAATCTAGACGGAGAAACGAATCTGAAGATCCGAAGTGCGTTGTTGCTCACGTGTGTCTATGATACACAAGTCAAGATCAGTGAACTCCAAGGGGAGATCCGATGCGAGTTGCCTAACAAGAGTCTCTATGAGTTCCAAGGTAATATCTCGATAAGCAGGTCCAGTGATGATTGGACTCCTTTGAACCCGAACTCCATTCTCCTCCGCGGTGCCAAGCTTATGAACACGGATTGGATTCACGGCGTGGTCATCTACACGGGTCATGAGACGAAATTGCTCATGAACTCGACCAAAGCACCCCTGAAGCGATCCAGGATCGATTGCGTCACGAATTCTCAAATTATCCTGCTCTTTTTTATTCTCGTTGCAATCGCGATAGTGTCTGCCCTTGGGAATTGGATTTTGACCGAGTGTTTCGACGATAACCATCAAATCTATTGGGGACCTTTCGAAGGCAATAACTTCTTCTACAATGTCCTGACTTTTTTCATTCTGTACAATAACCTCATTCCCATCTCACTTCAAGTCACGTTGGAATTCGTGCGCTTTATCCAGGCTTTCTTCATTAATTGGGACGAAGGCATGTTCCATAAACCTTCAAACACTTACGCCTTAGCCCGTACTTCAAATCTCAACGAAGAATTGGGCCAGATCAAATACGTGTTTTCGGATAAGACGGGAACGTTGACCGAGAATATCATGGAATTTAAACGCGCCTCAATAGCTGGCGTGTCATATAGTATCTCCGCCGATGAAGAACAATCGGACCTGATCCGACATCTCagagagaaaagcaaaagtaaGGCCATCATCGAAGACTTCTTAGTACTTATGGCGATGTGTCATACCGTCATTCCGGATACGAAAGATGACGGAGTCATCCACTACAACGCCTCTTCACCAGATGAGAAGGCTTTGGTGGAAGGAGCTGCCCGTTATGGATATCATTTTGTGGACCGCAAACCCGACACAGTCGTCTTGAAAACACCCAACGGTATGGAGGAATACACCATTTTGAACATCATTGAATTCACGAGTGACCGCAAGCGAATGACCGTGATTGCTCGGACTCCGTCTAACGAGATCAAGCTGTTCGTTAAAGGTGCGGACACAATGGTGAGCGAACGGCTGGCCAATGATCCTGTGTCTCGAAAGTTTTTCGATCAAACCCTGGATCATTGCGTAGAATATGCTGTAGAAGGTTTGAGGACTCTCTTTCTAGCTGTTCGTTCAGTGTCTGAGGAAGAGTATCATGAATGGCAATTGAAGTACAGAGACGCCTCCATGGACCTCTTTGATCGAGAAAAGGCCATTGCTGAAGCAGCTGAAGACATTGAAAAGGAATTAACCCTTCTGGGCGCCACCGCCATCGAAGATAAGTTGCAAGAAGGTGTGCCAGAGGCCATCGCCGATCTCTTGGAGGCTAACATTAAAGTGTGGTTGCTCACCGGGGACAAGCAAGAGACTGCGATTAACATTGGTCATTCTTGTCGTCTCTTAAAGGGTGACACCCCAATCATCACGTTGAACGACGAGAGGTCAATTAGGCAAGATATTTCCAACCACGTGGAAGAATTTCGAAATAACTGCAGTTTGGGCAATAATGACAACAACGTTTCGTTAGTCATCGATGGCAAAACCTTAGGACATGTCCTGAGAGACGATCCTCTTAAACGGACCTTTTTCGATTTATGTAACAGTTGTTCAAGTGTTATATGCTGCCGCGTGTCTCCCAGTCAAAAGGCAGAAGTGGTGGACCTAGTGACGAAATTTACTGGGGAAGTGTCCCTAGCCATTGGTGATGGTGCCAATGATGTGGCCATGATTCAGAAGGCCAATGTGGGTGTGGGCATTTCAGGCAATGAGGGCCTGCAAGCTGCCAATTCTTCCGATTTTGCCATAGCCCAATTCCGCTTCATAACTCGACTTTTGTTTGTCCACGGATCGTGGAACTACACTCGGGTGTCTAAAGTGATTTTGTACTCGTTCTACAAGAACATTTGTCTCTACGTGATTGAGCTGTGGTATGCTTTGTACAACTATTGGTCAGGGCAAGTTCTGTTTGAACGATGGACAATTG GGATGTACAACATTTTCTTCACCTCAATGCCTCCCATCGCCATGGGCATTTTCGATCATCAATGCACTGCTGAAACTCGGTTGAGTCATCCCGTTATGTATCAATCGACTCAGCTCTCGGAATATTTCAACATCAAGATCTTTTGGTTCTGGGTACTTAAGAGCTTGATCCATAGTGTGATACTTTATTGGCTGCCCCTGGTCTTCTATGGCTATGGAAATGTCTGGCAAAGTGGCAACTCGGGTGGTTATCTTGTCCTGGGGAACACAGTTTATTCTCTGGTGGTAGTCACGGTTTGCATCAAATCCGGCTTGGAAATGGATTCGTGGTCATGGTTGACCCACTTGAGTCTCTGGGGTTCCATCGCTTTTTGGTTCGTGTTCCTCGTATGCTATAGCTGTTTCTGGCCTTTGGGCATCCCATTCGCTCCTAATATGGCGGGGATGTTCAGTATCTTGGCCAAGTCTCCAATATTCTGGTTGAGCATGCTTCTAGTCCCAGTAGTGACGCTTCTCCCGGACATTTGCTACAAGGTGTATCGAGTCGCATTCCACGCCTCCAAAACAGACATCATTCGGATTGCCGAAATTCAGAACATGAACGTGGATCCTTTCGTTGAAGATGGTGGGAGTTCACATTCTAATCAGGGTAGTCTTGCCTTTGTTCTGCGAAGACTACAAAAACTGAATCCCAAGAACCGCCGATCCAGTGGTTCAAACACGGGGTATGCATTTTCCCAAGAAGAAGATGGGGTTGTGTCCCAAAGTGAAGTTGTCCGAAGGTATGGCACTGCAAACACTGATCGGCAACAACGGAGGGGTG GTTCGACCAGGCTAACAGACATTCCTTGGAATCACAAGCATTACTTGAATCCTAACA GAAAAGTCGCGCGCCCCGTCATGACAAAGACGCTCCCGGGGTCAGTGGAATCAAATTAA